The stretch of DNA CGTTCGAAGTGCGGTCGGCCATAAGACCGAAGCCTACCTCATACGCGCCCTGCTCAATGGACAGAGCGGCGAGGTTGAGAATCGTCGTAGAGGTGCTGCACGCCTGGTTAATCATGAGGCCGGGCAGGTTCTTCTTGTTGTCCGTCAGTATGCCTGCTGCCCAGTTATGGCTGTAGAAGAGGTGGAGCTGATGAATGGTGATGCCGAAATACAGGTAATCAAGAACCGCTGGATCTATTTTCTTTTTCTCCAGAAACCATCTTCTTGCTGTCTTTCCGCCCAATTCGATCGCGTTCTCATTCTGCATGCTCCCCTGCCAGCGGGTAAAGGGGGTAGAGTAATATCCACCATAAGGGATATAGGCTTTTGAAAAAGTGTTCATATTATAACCTCCTCGTAAATTTTGTTTTATTCGGATCTTGATGCATGTTTCGAAGATCCATTAATTATCTTTCTTTGCACCGTCCAGCCTCGAAACTGCCGTCCCGTACCTCTCTCCAACCAGGGACTCTCAGACAGGTGGTGTATTTAGCTACTTACCCTTGTAAACAGGCTTTCTTTTCTCGGCAAAAGCGTTCACTCCTTCCCGGCCGTCCTCGGAAGTAAACGCGATAGAAAAGCAATCCATCTCCATAGTCAATCCTGATCCGAGATCCATATTGAGTCCGCTGTCAATACATTTTTTTATGAGCCCAAGGCTGACTTTCGGTTTTGCCGCCAGTTTCTTGCCTAAGGCTTTCGCTTCATCCATCAGCTTGTCTTTCGGAACCACTTTGCTTACGAGACCGAAACGATAGGCCTCCTCCGCGTTTATGTTGTCGCCCGTGAGCAGCATATCCTTTGCGCGGGCCACCCCGATGAGTCTGGGAAGCCTTTGTGTGGCTCCTGACCCAGGCATTATTCCAAGATTGATCTCCGGTAAACCAAAGATAGCGTCATCGGAGGCAATCCTGAAATCACAACAGATTGCCACTTCACAACCACCGCCTAAGGCAAGGCCGAAAACGGCAGCTATTGTCGGTTTCTCAATACTCGTCAGCTTATCAAACGTTTTTCTTGGGCCTGTCCAGAGAAAATCAAGGGTCTCCACCGCTGACTTCCCCATGACGTCTTTTACATCAAGTCCTGCGGCAAAAGCCTTGTCGCCATTGCCCGTTATGATGATCGCCCCCACTCCTGCATCATTATCAAGTTCACAGACCGCATCATAGAGCTCTAGGTAAGACTTGACGCTCAGGGGATTTACAGGCGGTCTGTTTAATTTGATGATCGCAAGATTGTCTTCTTTTTCAACTATCAGCGTCTCATAGCCCATCTTGTGTTCCTCCCTCAATCACTCTTATTTTATTTCTTCGAGTAATCGTACCATCCTTTACCGGTTTTTCTTCCGAGCAGACCGGCCCTTACTTGGTTCTTGATGGCAAGAGGGGCATCCCATTTATTCTCTTTCGGAAGCTCTTTATAGAAATAATCCAAGACATGGAGATTGATGTCAATGCCGGTTAGGTCCATAAGCTCAAACGGGCCCATCGGGTAGTTGAGGCCGAGTTTCGCTGCCTTATCGATATCTTCTTTGGTGGCAATGCCCTGCTCAAACAGTTTGATTGCTTCTACCGCGTTTGCCATCATGAGTCTATTGGCGAGAAAACCCGGAACATCCACTTTAACTTCAACGGGTTCTTTGCCGACTTTCTTCGAAAGCGCGATTGTCGTGGCTGTTGTTTCGTCGCTCGTTCTTACACCCCTGATAACCTCCACAAGTTTCATGAGAGGAACCGGGTTAAAAAAGTGCATACCTACGATTTTGTCGGGTCTCTTCGTGGCGGCTGCGATCTCGGTGATCGACATGGAAGAGGTGTTAGAAGAAAGAATGACCTCTGGTTTCACTATCTCGTCAAGTTCTGCAAATACTTTCTTTTTGACATCCATGACTTCAATAATAACTTCAATGATGAAATCCGCATCCTTCATGTCACCAATATTTGTAGTGCCCTTGATCTTGCCCATGACGGCGGCTTTCTGCTCGGCGGTCATTTTCCCTTTTTCGACTGTCTTTGAAAGAAACTTGTCGATATTCTTGATGCCGCCCTCTACAAACCTGTCCTCAATGTCTCTCATTATGACATTGAAGCCGGCCTGAGCGGCAACCTGGGCGATTCCATTCCCCATAACGCCTGCGCCTAACACTCCAATAGTTTTAATCTCCATGCAGTCCTCCCGGTTTGATTTATTTTGTGTTAATTAAAAAATTCACATAACGCATCAAAAAGAAACTATGAGCTTTTATTTTATACACCAAGCCTTCTGGAATAATCAAGTACATTCAGGAGAAAAATTAATGCTCAGCCTCGGCTCTACCTCCCTTGCCGGGCCTTTCCAAACGAAGATCTTGACCGCTTCACCTGCGTAGAAGTTCGCCGATTCTGCAGCATAGCATTCCGCCAAGGGCATGACTCCGCTCAATACAAAATTACGGACCGATAAACTCATAACGCCGGTCATGTCCAGACCGCCGCCGTTTTGGCCCTCCGTCCCTACGTCGGTAAGGCTTTCTGGCACGACCGCCGCCGTTCGTACGGTATGAAACGGGGTCCAATTTCCCTGACCGACGCGACGAAAACCTTCCCGAAGAGACAGAAATTACTTGACACGGAAAAATCGCTTTGATAAGATTCTTTGTTAATAGTTTCACATTCTTAATTAAACTTGGAGGAATATTATGGATTTTAAATGGTCCGACGAATTGGAATCAATGCGCAAAATGGCATATGATTTTGCAGTAAAGAATATTAAGCCAACTGTGGAAGAGGACGAAAAAGAGCACAAATATCGTCCTGAAATGTTGAAAAAGATGGGCAGCCAGGGTATGTTCGCGTGCATCGCCCCCGAGCAGTACGGCGGACTTGGACTTGAAGAAGGGAACATGGCAGCTACTCTGATGGCTTCCGAATTCGCAAGAGTAAGTCCGTCATGGGGACTTCCTTTCAATCTTCAGATGAATGGACCCCAGAACGTCCTTCTCCAGTTTGGAAGCGAAGAGCTGAAGGAAAGATATCTTCCTGGATTGATCTCCGGTGAGGTTGGCGGTTGCTTCGGTATTACCGAGCCTAACTCCGGCTCCGATGTCGCCAGCATGAAGACCACGGCAACGGAAGTTGATGACGGGTATATCCTGAACGGCTCCAAGACGTGGATTTCAGGTGTTCCTTATTGCGGTTGTGGCGTGATCTATGCGATGACTGACAAGGCTGCAAAGCACAAAGGCATGTCCGCTTTCTTTATTGATTTCAATACCCCCGGTGTTGTCCAGAGAGCTATTACCACGAAACTTGGGCTTCATTGCGCACCTACAGGTGAAATCTTTTTCGAGGAAGCGAAGATTCCCAAGAGCGCTCTCGTAGGCAAACTCGGACAAGGCTTTAACATCTGTATGACTATGCTCAATTTTACGAGATTGAGTTCTGCTGCAAGGGCTGTAGGCGTGGCACAGGCCTGTATTGATGAAGCCTGCAAGTATGCAAACGAAAGAGAGCAGTTCGGCCAGCCTATCGGACAGTTCCAGATGATCCAGGAGCAGATCGGTAGGATGTCAGTGGAACACGACGCTGCAAAATTGCTTGTTTACAGAGCTGCATGGCAGAAAGATCAGGGCATCAGCAACACCCTTGAGACATCCA from Syntrophobacterales bacterium encodes:
- a CDS encoding enoyl-CoA hydratase/isomerase family protein encodes the protein MGYETLIVEKEDNLAIIKLNRPPVNPLSVKSYLELYDAVCELDNDAGVGAIIITGNGDKAFAAGLDVKDVMGKSAVETLDFLWTGPRKTFDKLTSIEKPTIAAVFGLALGGGCEVAICCDFRIASDDAIFGLPEINLGIMPGSGATQRLPRLIGVARAKDMLLTGDNINAEEAYRFGLVSKVVPKDKLMDEAKALGKKLAAKPKVSLGLIKKCIDSGLNMDLGSGLTMEMDCFSIAFTSEDGREGVNAFAEKRKPVYKGK
- a CDS encoding 3-hydroxybutyryl-CoA dehydrogenase, translating into MEIKTIGVLGAGVMGNGIAQVAAQAGFNVIMRDIEDRFVEGGIKNIDKFLSKTVEKGKMTAEQKAAVMGKIKGTTNIGDMKDADFIIEVIIEVMDVKKKVFAELDEIVKPEVILSSNTSSMSITEIAAATKRPDKIVGMHFFNPVPLMKLVEVIRGVRTSDETTATTIALSKKVGKEPVEVKVDVPGFLANRLMMANAVEAIKLFEQGIATKEDIDKAAKLGLNYPMGPFELMDLTGIDINLHVLDYFYKELPKENKWDAPLAIKNQVRAGLLGRKTGKGWYDYSKK
- a CDS encoding acyl-CoA dehydrogenase family protein — its product is MDFKWSDELESMRKMAYDFAVKNIKPTVEEDEKEHKYRPEMLKKMGSQGMFACIAPEQYGGLGLEEGNMAATLMASEFARVSPSWGLPFNLQMNGPQNVLLQFGSEELKERYLPGLISGEVGGCFGITEPNSGSDVASMKTTATEVDDGYILNGSKTWISGVPYCGCGVIYAMTDKAAKHKGMSAFFIDFNTPGVVQRAITTKLGLHCAPTGEIFFEEAKIPKSALVGKLGQGFNICMTMLNFTRLSSAARAVGVAQACIDEACKYANEREQFGQPIGQFQMIQEQIGRMSVEHDAAKLLVYRAAWQKDQGISNTLETSMAKYYAAESANFCAGEAVKIFGSYGFSSEYPVERYLRDAKSYQIVEGTSNVQKMIIAQFALGYRKA